One window from the genome of Blastocatellia bacterium encodes:
- a CDS encoding YgiT-type zinc finger protein gives MKNICAFCGGDVEQRISRVIEEIGDEIIIIEGVPAGVCVRCGEKEFAPDTIRRLERIRQERVGIAAESRVPVVEFEKVTV, from the coding sequence ATGAAAAACATTTGTGCATTCTGCGGTGGTGATGTTGAGCAGCGCATCAGCCGAGTCATTGAAGAAATCGGTGACGAAATCATCATCATTGAAGGCGTCCCGGCCGGCGTCTGTGTCCGCTGCGGGGAAAAGGAGTTTGCCCCAGACACCATTCGCCGCCTGGAACGCATCCGTCAGGAGCGCGTAGGCATTGCAGCGGAATCGAGGGTGCCTGTCGTTGAGTTTGAGAAGGTCACGGTTTGA